CTTAGCGGCAGGTGAAATGATCGAACTTGCAGCGTAATTATTTCAGTCCAGCTGAAATTGAAAGTAACTGCTTTCTGAGATTCTGCAACCGCATGAAACCCTAGAAATGAGTGCCGCAggtatttgattttctttcacTTCTCATCCTTTCTTCCATAAATTCCTCACAAATTGTTGAAGGATGGAAAAAAGACTCTAGATTCTATTGGTTAACTTCCTTTGCTTATTCCTAAACTCAATATTTGTTTGTTGTGGACTATGAATATGAATACTCGCTCGCTTTGAAACGAAAGGTGGTGCATTTGGTGGCAATAGGGGGCTCCGTCCAGTGCCTCCCGAAAAGGGGATATTTCCATTGGACCACATGCATTTGTGTGACCTCGTAAtatgcttcttcttctctaaccttagacattttttttacatgttctGTGCCCTTTTTCACTTGTTTATTCATTTCAGGAGAAAATAGAATATCTCAATTGTCTAAAGACTGCTGGGCACCAGTCTGAAAAATGCAGGCAATTCTCAAAAAAATACCTGCAGTGTCGCATGGAGAAGTGAGTTTAGTTGCTTTCAATACGTTACATATCAGTTTTTaatgcacattttttttctcttttttactgTTTTAGTATTTCGTGTTACTTAAGTAGGCTACCCTTTTGAGctcaatgtttgtttttttaatccgCAAATGGTAGTTGTTAGAATGTTACTTTTGTTAGCCGATTCAACCTGCATCTTTCGTTTCTTTACTTTTCTCTTAACCATCCAACTCACCTTATAACTCATTTTGAACTCAATGTTGTAGTGTACCTTGATAAATAAGCAGctttataaaaacattaatatcTTTAGTGGATTTGAATTAGTCATTCTAAATTTTTTAGTGTGCTCTGTTTGAGTGAGCAATGCAGTTTTGGTGAGCAAAATAGTGAACAGTGCTCATTAAAATTTATCGTCACATTGGGTGTGTaactaaatgaaatgaaagaaaatacgCATTCAACCATACCATTTACCTAATTATAGGAAGGATTACCTTTTACACcctaaaagagaagaaaagtacAGGGGACAGCAATACCATTTTAAGGCATAGGGTCATTATATGGAGTTTTACTCCTGTAATTCCTTCGGCATCTATTATTAATCTTTGTGCCCAGACAAtagttttgtcattttttttttccttctataaATGTGTATTGTTTTTATGGCAGCATAGGAGCTTGACTAGATGGTAGTCACAAGTAGAATGCCATTTTATCTAAATTTGTTCGTCATTTTGCAATGAAATGATGGAACATCTCATATTATCTAATATAATTCTCATTATGAAATTTTAAGTAAAGAAGTTGATGGCTTTGGTGGATATCTTTGGTCCTGTTTTCTATTGATATTGTTTCTGGTATATATGGTTCTTTGGTTTGTTTTgactagaattttttttttaactggtTGTCCATGAACTATATAATTGGCATCTTACAGGAACTTGATGGCAAAGCAAGACCTCggtgaacttggttttaaggaaagtaatgtaGAAACTCCTGGAGGGAACATTACTGACAGGGTTGATAATCAAGAACAATGAACCCCAAGATTAAGAATGCATATTGATTTTGAGGTTGAGTTTTGGTGATGCCATTTTTTCCGttgtctttcaattca
This region of Glycine max cultivar Williams 82 chromosome 7, Glycine_max_v4.0, whole genome shotgun sequence genomic DNA includes:
- the LOC100787288 gene encoding cytochrome c oxidase assembly protein COX19 translates to MSAAGGAFGGNRGLRPVPPEKGIFPLDHMHLCDLEKIEYLNCLKTAGHQSEKCRQFSKKYLQCRMEKNLMAKQDLGELGFKESNVETPGGNITDRVDNQEQ